In the genome of Nocardioides seonyuensis, one region contains:
- a CDS encoding universal stress protein yields MGTVVVGFVPKPEGEAALTTAISEAKLRGCKLVVVNSHRGGQEFDRSKAQAAEEELSSVRAQLDESGLEYDIRQLVRGFEPAEDLISIAEANSAELLVIGLRRRSPVGKLILGSNAQRVLLDAHCPVMAVKAD; encoded by the coding sequence ATGGGCACTGTCGTCGTCGGATTCGTTCCCAAGCCTGAAGGTGAGGCTGCACTCACCACGGCCATCAGCGAGGCCAAGCTGCGTGGCTGCAAGCTGGTCGTGGTCAACTCCCACCGAGGTGGCCAGGAGTTCGACCGGTCCAAGGCACAGGCCGCCGAGGAGGAGCTGTCCAGCGTGCGCGCCCAGCTCGACGAGTCCGGACTGGAGTACGACATCCGCCAGCTCGTGCGCGGGTTCGAGCCGGCCGAGGACCTCATCAGCATCGCCGAGGCGAACTCGGCCGAGCTGCTGGTGATCGGCCTGCGCCGGCGTTCGCCGGTGGGGAAGCTCATCCTCGGCAGCAACGCGCAGCGGGTCCTGCTCGACGCGCACTGCCCGGTCATGGCGGTCAAGGCCGACTGA
- a CDS encoding HhH-GPD-type base excision DNA repair protein, with amino-acid sequence MPIRITGDPAADKILEESPFALLAGMMLDQQYPMEHAFRGPAKVVDRFGTFDPAAIAAADPEEFAAMAATTPAIHRFPGSMSARLQELARLVEETYDGDASRIWSEAVDGRDLLKRVMALPGFGKQKAQIFVALLAKQLGVRVAGWQEVVGDYALDGHRSVADVVDAESLQKVRDYKQQAKAAAKVRPADH; translated from the coding sequence GTGCCGATCCGCATCACCGGCGACCCAGCCGCAGACAAGATCCTCGAGGAGTCCCCGTTCGCACTGCTCGCCGGGATGATGCTGGACCAGCAGTACCCCATGGAGCACGCGTTCCGCGGCCCGGCGAAGGTCGTCGACCGCTTCGGCACGTTCGACCCTGCTGCGATCGCTGCGGCTGACCCCGAGGAGTTCGCCGCCATGGCGGCGACGACGCCTGCCATCCACCGCTTCCCGGGCTCCATGTCAGCCAGGCTCCAGGAGCTGGCTCGGCTGGTCGAGGAGACCTACGACGGTGATGCCTCACGGATCTGGTCGGAGGCCGTGGACGGACGCGATCTCCTCAAGCGGGTGATGGCGCTGCCGGGCTTCGGCAAGCAGAAGGCGCAGATCTTCGTCGCCCTCCTCGCCAAGCAGCTGGGCGTCCGCGTCGCGGGTTGGCAGGAGGTCGTCGGTGACTACGCGCTCGACGGCCATCGCTCGGTCGCCGACGTCGTGGACGCCGAGTCGCTGCAGAAGGTCCGCGACTACAAGCAGCAGGCGAAGGCTGCCGCCAAGGTCCGGCCCGCGGACCACTGA